CACATAATGTAGaagaaacatattttctttAGAGATTTACTGAACATGTGATTAACATTAATAATCATATATTTCTGAAAACACATTACATCGAGGGAAATGAGTTTCGAAATTCTACAAAACGAGTTTCCAATTTtctaaaattacaaaactatgaTCCAAAACGTAAAACGCTTTAAAATCAAAGTTTTCATGCAACATGTTAATTATTAGTTACTCACAAGGGTAGTTTGCTTCGTAAGGTAATTATCCGGATTCAACACCATTATCGCACCACCAGCGAAGTGGAGAAGAACTTGAGGAAATATAAGGTCAGCCCTGAGCACGAAACAGAAATGTTATTTTGGGTTATGATCAATGACGGATCCAGGATTCACTAACAGGGGTGTTTCAGAATGCTCTCTAGTGATTTATAAGTGCttaattgatattattttcCGACATTTCTGATGGGTGCTCAAACCCCATGACCCCCTAGATCCCTCCCTCGTTATGATAATCACGAATAGGAAAACAAATAGAGAACGAAACAGATTTAAAAAGCAAACCTGGCTCCAGGTAAGAAACATTTATAAATGTTGTTAGGATATGAAATAGCACTTTTTAGAACAATCTCTGTAAtctgcaaaagaagaagaaaagaaaatattttcATTCCGTTCGGATTTTCTTTGGTTTTGACTTTAATGTAAAGTTCGAAGACTTTTATGTTATAAATAAAGTTTAGAGAGTCTTATTATATTATTAGTAGCGGTATAATTTACGAGACATGGGTGTACTTTACCCAATTAAGTAAGTTTAATTTGTGGTTTAATACATCAAAGGTTCCCTATATTCAGCCAAATAATCCGATTCACCACTGAAATTTCGAGATATTTCATTAGCTAGCCTACTAAAATGATATACGTTTCAACTTATCGAAATCTCCATGTTGCGTTGCCACGTAGGACTTAGATAAGTAATAATATCATATCTCCAAAATCGGATTATTTAACCGCAGAGatcttgatgtattaagcctttgatTTGGTCGAGCAAAAAGTGCGATAAAAACTTACAGCTTCCATGACAACATCATAAGCTCCGTCGGCAAGGTATGCTAAGGTTGTTCCTGAATCAACTATAGTTCCCTGAGTTTCAGTTGTTTTAAAAACGGACCGATCAATGGCTAATGTTTTACCGTCGACGGAAATACTCTGTAGATCAAGCTTATATTGAGACCTGAAATTTCAGACGTGGTAGTGATTAGTGGTTCCAATGAGcgtgaaaattaaaaatcacgGGTTTAATCTTTAAAACTGGCTTAATCATGAGTTCTAATATCAAAGATCCTTGAAGATCACTACGGCATAAGGGGTCTTGGACCTAGGCGCAGAGCGACATAAGGCGTACTatacaaaataacatataaaattataaataacaaCGATTAATATTACTAAAATATAGCATATAGTCAAATACTATATCCAATTATTCATAAATGTAtgaaataaattcaaaattaactAATAAAGCTTCCATAATTATAATTCATAGCAAAAGGAACCTATGTAGCACGAAAATTCTTCTTTAGTAGTAATCCTATGTTTCATGTTTCGTGTCCGTTcagtttcttttccatttccatttccgttttctagctatatatatatattttttaaaataacattTCTCATTGTCTATTTCCGTTTCTGTGTTTCCCTACAAGATAGGATTGCGTAAAACCTTAAAAAACACTATGCAACTTCTAAATTTCAGTCTAGGCAAGTCTGGTTCACAAAGGCTTATTCAAGCGCGGGTCTCTTAAACAGAGCCCGCCTTTTGACTCCTCAACTGACATGCCtatagtttagcgtttttgcgCACGAGGTGTGCCTTTGATAACTATGATCCTGAGTAGTGTAGCCGAAACCAATACTCGGGTGTTAATAGACAAATTTAATAAGAAATAAAGACTTCTCGCGGGATTAAAAATCACAACATAAAACCCCGTACTAATTCCAAACTTGAATTTGTCGCCAATTCTAGAAATACCGACGGGAATTTTCATGTTTACAATCGGTAGatataatttttgttatttgCTACCAAATTGACAGACTCCGTGACCCCTGTAGATCCGCCGGGGGATTGAACATAGTTATTTTGATACAAAATGTGAATTAATTAAACAAGAAGGAAGAAAAACATACGTTGATTGGACAAGTGGAGTATAAATAAGACGTGGTGCAGTGATTTCTCCGAGGACTAATAAGCCACCGCCATTGTCACTGGTATCGGCATCTCCTCTTAAACAGTGAGAGAAAACCCTCGGAATTACGCCCCGATTAGCCAACTGCGAGATGAAAGACATATTTCTCGGCCCTAACCCTAGCATTCCACCGACTACTTTGGTGATGTTTGTGCCGTTCCTAATATTCAACATTGCCGTACACCTGTTTCAAAATTCACAATCTAAATCAGCACAATTCCAACTTCACAATCAGTACATCTGTTTCAAAAAATTGAAACTATTTCTCATTTTGTGGTTCGTTTGAAACAAATTCCCGAGTTGGGGTATTGTAAAAGGTACATCCAACACAAGTTGAATTCTCATCGGAACTGAATTgaaggccaaaatggcctcaAATTGGTTCGGAAACGGTCCTGAATTTTAAGAATGTCTCAGTACCCCGGCTAAGCGAGAGTCCGGGGAGAGGTACCACCACAACAAGGGTGTATTGGAGGCAAGCCTTTTCCTGCCAATTTCTTTGGGCAAGAGGCCGCTCATAAGACTCGAACTGGTGACCTCGACAACAATGTTTACAGTTGtcccaaggctcgccctcaatgCTAACATATattatgaaatataaataaaaaaaaaaacaaaatttggtGGATTTGCTTATGTAATCAGGGGTAGAGACAAGGGGCTCCAGGATGCTCAGGTGCCGTCCCTTGGGGAGGTTTAGCTCCCCTTTCTCCCCAAAAGGGGATGTTGGGGGGTGCAACCGGCTTTCAAAGTTTGCATTCCGGGTGGAAACAGCGGGCATGGGGATGCCCGAGCACCCCTGATAGGGGAGGTTGAACCCGTATGTTTCTATAAAAGGGGGTTGCTAAGGGTGCAAATTTGCATCACAGCTTTCAAAGTCTGTATTCGACTTGTGCAATTCGACAATATAATCTGCGGACTCATACGTCCGTCTACAGGCGTTTTGGCCAAAAAATGCTCCAATTCAGGAAATATTTTGAAAGGCAACACAAAATGAAAAATAGTTTGAACTTTTACCACAAACGTAACAATATCCTTTTTCATCGAACAAATTCAAAACATCTCACCCGAAAACAATTGGAGTTGAAATGGATTGCGTGGTAACTGCAGTATCCGTAGCTTCATACATATGCAACATGTCAGATACGTAATATCCGTAGGCACTGTTTCCGCTGTTGGCGTATTGTAATGCGTAACCACAAAGAGCAGTTCGTGCACAACAGAAAGCATCTCCTGATTCAGTTGCAGTAGAGCATAAGTTATCCCAACAAGGGAGCAAACCAGATGTTGTTGAAGTTCCAGGATCATACTTATTAACTGTAATCTGTAAGAGAATCATAAACAAATGACAAACTTTCATGAGATTAAGACGGATAATATACATCCATCGAAAAATTTCTAAGATGCTACCGGACTAAACTGATTCAGGACCATTCAAATTTTGTCCCAATTCCCGtttcattatgttttttttaatataaataaaacttttaTTCTATATTTTTCTCAATCTTCTAGTATAATGATAAATAATAAGATAGAATAAGTAAAATAGGATAGggtttagaaataaaattactccGAGATCAGATTTAGTAGGGCAGCCGACGCAGGAGGTGCAACTAATCCACACAACATCACTTCCTGTGTCAAGTTGCACATAATACTCTCTTGGAGGAGAACCAATTCTCAGTTTTGTGTAATAAAGCCTACATAAACCAAATTTGGAAAACATATCAATCAAATCATACCCTCAAAATTTTAGAGAATATGTTTCGTGTCTATCTACGTGTCCATTTCATATCCGTGTTCGTATTCTTTTGAAGGCTATTATGTTTTGGAAATAGCGTTTCCCGATATTACAATATCCATACAACATAGTTTATAAACTTCTTTTTTTAAGCATTCATAATATATGCAGGTTGTAGCTCCGTTGATAACATAGACTGAGTTTGTGGGaacaaatatcaatttttattcCCACCAAAAAACGAGGAGTCTTAAATGTGACTAAACTCCAATTTTAACCATGTTTCGTTATTGATTAGGGTtggatttgatatatatattcatCGTTACATTtagacttattaaatttaagccttaggatgctttgaatctctacATTAGGATTTTAATAAGTTTAGATTCAACAGTTAATTACCAAATAATACATGGGATTCATGTTATCAAattgtgtgtgtatatataagggtaaatatatattaatatattagaatatCGGAAATCCCAATATTAGAAAATTGAAGGAcacaaagaacaaaaaataAGACACGAAAATAGAAAACCACCTACATGGAAACTTTTCTTCCgcatacttttttttattagcgCTTTCGTTTCAATTACTTTTTAGTTTCCATTACTGTTAATAATGGATTAAAGATTTTGCGCCGACGTACAAAATTTCCAACCCGGTTCTCCATATCAAAAGGAGTACCttccatatatatttttacacgtgtaacatggacccacacatattataagaggctccactattttaattattacggtTACAATACACGTGTACAAATGTGAATGTGAATTGAGGGTCCTCCAAATGACATGGAAGACCCAGTGCTTAATACAAGAACTCCccaatttaaccctaacatttcCAACATTTCCAACCGACCTAGTTTTAggtattataaaaaaattgaaagatttggcaattatttaaaagtttgttgaaCTTCTAATCTAACAACATAGAccaaaagtaaaaaaatcatTCCGATCACCGGAAAAAAAAGCTCTTACCCAATAGCAGGAGGCTCATACTGGCCTTTAAGAGCGAAAAAGATATCGCCATTGCTTGCCAATGATCTGCGATTCCTATAGGTATCCAGCTCCCTGAGCTGGCTCAACGGAGAATGTCTCCTCTCTAGAGAAAAAGAGGTGGGAAAAGAAGAACAATGTACTATCGCCGCCGTAAGAAGTATGGCCAATAGATATATTCCGGCGGCAGCCATTGCTCTTCTGCTCCTTTATTCTGGAGAATTCCTGTCTTCCTTTTCTCTacgtttttttcttcttcccatTTTCCCCCTTTTATTGATGTCGAAAATTGTTGAAAGAAACCGAAAATTCTGTTGTTAACCACACAATCTCCATAGTTTCCTCGAGTGGATttcggaggaggaagaagaagcaaGGAATTAGAGGTTATTTACTAAATTTGTCATTTGATTTAAATTAGAGATGGTAATGCCAAAGACTTTATCAAGATCAAACTTAGCAAATAAATAGTTGCCCAATTAATTTTTACTCAAATTAGTAGggtaaagttttttttttaaaaaaaaa
The window above is part of the Euphorbia lathyris chromosome 3, ddEupLath1.1, whole genome shotgun sequence genome. Proteins encoded here:
- the LOC136224050 gene encoding aspartic proteinase 36-like; amino-acid sequence: MAAAGIYLLAILLTAAIVHCSSFPTSFSLERRHSPLSQLRELDTYRNRRSLASNGDIFFALKGQYEPPAIGLYYTKLRIGSPPREYYVQLDTGSDVVWISCTSCVGCPTKSDLGITVNKYDPGTSTTSGLLPCWDNLCSTATESGDAFCCARTALCGYALQYANSGNSAYGYYVSDMLHMYEATDTAVTTQSISTPIVFGCTAMLNIRNGTNITKVVGGMLGLGPRNMSFISQLANRGVIPRVFSHCLRGDADTSDNGGGLLVLGEITAPRLIYTPLVQSTSQYKLDLQSISVDGKTLAIDRSVFKTTETQGTIVDSGTTLAYLADGAYDVVMEAITEIVLKSAISYPNNIYKCFLPGARADLIFPQVLLHFAGGAIMVLNPDNYLTKQTTLAGEVRCIGFDNIPGQKVSILGDIILKDKLVVYDMENNRFGWSDYNCSVAAEVSSTVNKVVNQKGPKNMSSPKNVPCKLITMAIIGLLLQLFTSSSYLFL